The Desmonostoc muscorum LEGE 12446 genome includes a region encoding these proteins:
- a CDS encoding ATP-grasp domain-containing protein — protein sequence MAQSISVPSSPAIPSLAVETKIAVIIQNILTLALLLLALPINATIVVVTLLWYNLFRHFQHSATKAANPKNILISGGKMTKALQLARSFHAAGHKVVLVETHKYWLSGHRFSEAVDKFYTVPAPQENPERYTQALIDIIKQENIDVYIPVTSPLGSYYDSLAKPLLSEYCEVFHFDADVTQKLDDKFAFAQTARSLGLSAPKSFKITSAEQVLNFDFSQESRKYILKSIPYDSVRRLDLTKLPCATPEETAAFVRSLPISPEKPWIMQEFIPGKEFCTHSTVRDGELRLHCCCESSAFQVNYENVENSQIREWVRHFVKELKLTGQISFDFIQAEDGRVYAIECNPRTHSAITTFYDHPKVAQAYLDKEPMAETLQPLPTSKPTYWTYHEVWRLTGIRSFTQLKKWIANIWRGTDAIYKSDDPLPFLMVHHWQIPLLLIDNLRRLKGWTRIDFNIGKLVELGGD from the coding sequence ATGGCACAATCTATTTCTGTTCCTTCTTCACCTGCTATACCGTCTCTTGCTGTAGAGACAAAAATAGCCGTAATTATCCAAAACATTTTGACTTTGGCGTTGCTGTTATTAGCACTGCCAATCAATGCCACCATCGTTGTAGTAACTTTGTTGTGGTATAATTTATTCCGTCATTTTCAACATTCAGCTACCAAAGCCGCAAACCCCAAAAATATATTAATTAGTGGGGGCAAAATGACTAAAGCTTTACAACTAGCGCGGTCATTCCATGCTGCTGGACACAAAGTTGTGCTGGTAGAAACCCACAAATATTGGCTGTCTGGGCATCGATTTTCCGAAGCTGTGGATAAGTTTTATACTGTTCCTGCGCCCCAAGAAAATCCAGAACGCTATACTCAGGCTTTGATAGACATCATCAAACAAGAAAATATTGATGTCTATATTCCTGTCACCAGTCCATTGGGTAGCTACTACGATTCTCTGGCTAAACCATTGCTGTCGGAATACTGTGAAGTATTTCACTTTGATGCAGATGTTACCCAGAAATTGGATGATAAATTTGCCTTTGCCCAAACAGCGCGATCGCTTGGTTTATCAGCACCTAAATCTTTCAAAATTACCTCTGCCGAACAAGTTCTAAATTTCGACTTCTCCCAGGAATCTCGCAAATATATCCTCAAGAGTATTCCTTACGATTCAGTACGACGTTTAGACTTAACCAAGCTTCCTTGCGCCACCCCTGAAGAAACAGCTGCATTCGTTAGAAGCTTGCCAATCAGCCCGGAAAAGCCTTGGATTATGCAAGAATTTATTCCTGGGAAGGAATTTTGTACCCATAGCACCGTCCGGGATGGTGAATTACGATTGCACTGCTGCTGTGAATCTTCAGCCTTTCAAGTCAACTATGAAAACGTTGAAAATTCCCAAATCAGGGAATGGGTAAGGCATTTTGTCAAAGAACTGAAACTGACAGGACAGATTTCTTTTGACTTCATTCAAGCTGAGGATGGCAGAGTTTACGCCATTGAGTGTAATCCCCGCACACACTCTGCAATTACTACTTTTTACGATCATCCCAAAGTTGCCCAAGCCTACCTTGATAAAGAACCAATGGCTGAAACATTACAGCCATTGCCAACGAGTAAACCGACCTATTGGACTTATCATGAAGTCTGGCGTTTGACTGGCATCCGTTCTTTCACACAATTGAAAAAATGGATTGCAAATATTTGGCGGGGAACTGATGCAATTTATAAATCAGATGATCCCTTACCGTTTTTAATGGTGCATCATTGGCAAATTCCTTTACTCTTGATCGATAATTTACGTCGGCTCAAAGGCTGGACGCGCATAGACTTCAATATCGGGAAATTAGTCGAATTGGGGGGAGATTAG
- a CDS encoding O-methyltransferase, producing MSTTITKPTARPVTPVGILAQKLEAVVQEINQRTDLPAELVANLNEAWRLAAGLDPYLEEYTTPESAALTALAEKTSTEAWQEHFSEGTTVRPLEQEMLSGHVEGQTLKMFVHMIKAKRVLEIGMFTGYSALAMAEALPKDGVLVACEVDPFAAEVGQAAFDQSPDGKKIRVELGSALQTLDKLVAAGESFDLVFIDADKKEYINYFQTLLDTNLLAPSGFICVDNTLLQGEVYLPGSQRTANGEAIAQFNRAVALDPRVEQVILPLRDGLTIIRRTA from the coding sequence ATGTCTACTACAATTACCAAACCCACAGCTAGACCAGTCACACCGGTAGGAATCTTAGCCCAGAAGTTAGAAGCTGTTGTCCAAGAGATTAACCAACGCACAGATTTACCTGCGGAGTTAGTCGCTAACCTCAATGAAGCATGGCGTTTGGCAGCTGGTTTAGATCCTTACTTGGAAGAATATACGACCCCTGAATCAGCCGCTTTAACTGCACTTGCCGAAAAAACATCCACAGAAGCCTGGCAAGAACACTTTAGTGAAGGCACAACAGTACGACCTCTAGAACAAGAGATGTTATCTGGTCATGTAGAAGGACAAACCCTGAAAATGTTTGTTCACATGATCAAGGCTAAAAGAGTACTAGAGATAGGGATGTTCACAGGTTATTCTGCACTAGCAATGGCAGAGGCATTACCGAAAGACGGAGTACTAGTCGCCTGCGAAGTAGATCCCTTTGCCGCAGAAGTTGGACAAGCAGCTTTTGATCAATCTCCTGATGGTAAAAAAATCCGGGTGGAATTAGGATCGGCTCTGCAAACCTTAGATAAGTTGGTAGCCGCTGGAGAATCATTTGATCTAGTCTTTATTGACGCAGATAAAAAGGAGTACATAAACTACTTCCAAACATTGCTAGATACTAATTTGCTAGCACCGTCAGGATTTATTTGTGTAGATAACACACTCCTGCAAGGAGAGGTTTATTTACCTGGATCGCAACGCACTGCCAACGGCGAAGCGATCGCTCAATTTAATCGTGCTGTAGCACTCGATCCCCGCGTAGAACAGGTAATACTACCCCTACGAGATGGCTTGACGATTATCCGCAGAACTGCCTGA
- a CDS encoding sedoheptulose 7-phosphate cyclase has product MSIVQTKLQATETTFHVEAYEKIEYDLVYVDGVFDIANPELAETYKSFGRCLAVVDTNVNQFYGSQIEKYFRYYGIELRIFALTISEPNKSIQTFEKIIDVFADFKLVRKEPVLVIGGGLITDVVGFACSTYRRSSNYIRIPTSLIGLIDASVAIKVAVNHRKLKNRLGAYHASQKVFLDFSLLGTLPTNQVRNGMAELVKIAVVAHGGVFEWLEKYGKELLDTHFGNIDATPEIKEIAHRLTYEAIKKMLELEVPNLRELDLDRAIAYGHTWSPTLELAPRVPMFHGHAVSIDMALSATIAGNRGYITIEERDRIIGLISRLGLALDHPLLDEELLWDATESITLTRDGLLRAAMPKPIGTCFFVNDLTREELAQALADHKQLCATYPRGGEGVDMYPVYQTELVGSAK; this is encoded by the coding sequence GTGAGCATCGTTCAAACAAAACTTCAAGCTACTGAAACTACATTTCACGTAGAAGCTTATGAAAAGATTGAGTATGACTTAGTTTATGTAGATGGTGTTTTTGATATTGCTAATCCAGAACTTGCAGAAACATATAAAAGTTTTGGAAGATGCTTAGCAGTTGTAGATACTAATGTCAACCAGTTTTACGGTAGTCAGATCGAGAAATACTTCCGTTATTACGGTATTGAACTGAGGATTTTTGCTCTGACTATTAGCGAACCAAACAAATCTATCCAAACCTTTGAGAAGATTATAGATGTGTTCGCAGACTTCAAATTAGTACGAAAAGAGCCGGTATTAGTAATAGGTGGTGGTTTAATTACAGACGTTGTAGGTTTTGCTTGCTCTACCTATCGCCGTAGTAGTAATTACATCCGCATTCCTACTTCTTTAATTGGTTTAATTGATGCTAGCGTCGCTATTAAGGTAGCAGTTAATCATCGGAAACTGAAAAATCGTTTGGGTGCTTATCACGCTTCTCAAAAAGTGTTTTTAGACTTTTCTCTGCTGGGGACGTTACCAACAAATCAAGTGCGTAATGGAATGGCAGAATTAGTCAAAATTGCTGTAGTTGCTCATGGGGGTGTCTTTGAGTGGTTAGAAAAGTATGGCAAAGAACTGCTTGACACTCACTTTGGCAATATTGATGCAACTCCAGAGATTAAAGAAATAGCTCACCGTCTGACTTACGAAGCGATCAAAAAAATGTTGGAGTTAGAAGTACCTAACCTCCGCGAACTAGATTTGGACAGAGCAATTGCTTATGGACATACTTGGAGTCCGACTTTAGAACTGGCACCACGGGTACCGATGTTTCATGGACATGCGGTGAGCATCGATATGGCTTTATCTGCAACCATCGCAGGCAATAGAGGCTATATCACCATTGAAGAACGCGATCGCATTATAGGATTAATCAGTCGTTTGGGGCTGGCTCTCGACCATCCTTTATTGGATGAAGAACTATTATGGGACGCTACTGAATCTATCACCCTCACACGAGATGGTTTGTTAAGAGCTGCTATGCCTAAACCGATTGGTACCTGCTTCTTTGTGAATGATTTGACACGGGAAGAATTGGCACAAGCTTTAGCAGATCATAAGCAGCTTTGCGCTACCTATCCTCGTGGTGGTGAGGGTGTAGATATGTACCCCGTTTATCAGACAGAACTAGTTGGGAGTGCAAAATAA
- a CDS encoding MFS transporter — MDFVPVETGAPVSVEIAEVASPSTLSPSSTPSSGISKDAIRASLRASTADGVFAAVFAVATGGVLLGNFLVELDASPVVFGLVSSIPMLAHLFQPIGAYLSERSTSRFQYSLRTHGIARLLWLILVIAIASFSWGGLNSNQLVILSLSILLCSHLLGGLAIASCLSWIAMLVPRQLRGRYFGLRNSLANLTELVSLPLAGLAISHWYGGTIQGYGMILLVGIFFGIVSLGCQYFQVDMNPQLQNTYHASSSETSKIEVDSSLSELEETSGAISLRQTLTPENDLISSIRKNSNFLVFLLYFGSWTLAVNLSAPFFNLYLLDTLNLDVSWVTFYNSLRAGAHMLMLIVWGKLADKIGNRPILISTGILIAVIPWLWLLIGSSPVDLWLWLPLLHIFIGANWGGVDLCNNNLQIEIAPVKNQSIYFAIAAAIAGVSGALGATIGGFIAQFAGSFGIAEVFIMSGLLRLASLIPLILKKDLGS, encoded by the coding sequence ATGGATTTTGTTCCGGTTGAAACAGGCGCACCTGTTTCTGTAGAAATCGCCGAGGTTGCTTCACCATCAACACTTTCTCCTAGCTCAACACCCAGCTCTGGTATTTCTAAAGATGCTATTCGCGCCAGTTTGAGGGCTTCCACTGCCGATGGTGTTTTCGCAGCAGTTTTCGCTGTTGCCACTGGCGGAGTTTTGCTGGGTAATTTTTTGGTCGAATTGGATGCTAGTCCGGTGGTCTTTGGCCTGGTGTCCTCTATCCCTATGTTGGCACATCTATTTCAGCCGATAGGTGCTTACTTATCTGAACGCAGCACCAGCCGCTTTCAGTATTCATTGCGGACACACGGCATTGCTCGATTACTCTGGCTAATTTTAGTAATTGCCATTGCTAGCTTTAGCTGGGGAGGGCTAAATTCTAACCAATTGGTGATATTGTCCCTCTCGATTCTTTTATGCAGCCATCTTTTAGGAGGACTAGCAATTGCATCATGCTTGAGTTGGATAGCAATGTTAGTCCCACGACAGTTACGAGGGAGATATTTCGGGCTACGCAATAGCCTTGCCAACCTGACCGAGTTAGTTAGCTTGCCCTTAGCAGGTTTAGCTATATCACATTGGTATGGCGGGACTATCCAAGGTTATGGAATGATTTTGTTAGTAGGTATTTTCTTTGGAATTGTCAGCTTGGGGTGTCAGTATTTCCAGGTAGATATGAATCCCCAATTACAAAATACTTATCATGCTAGCTCATCTGAAACTAGTAAAATTGAGGTAGACTCGTCACTAAGTGAACTTGAGGAGACATCTGGTGCAATCTCTCTACGGCAAACATTGACACCAGAAAACGATTTAATTAGCAGCATTAGGAAAAACTCGAATTTTTTGGTGTTTTTGCTTTATTTTGGCTCATGGACGCTTGCTGTTAACCTCAGTGCCCCATTTTTTAACCTCTACTTACTAGATACGCTAAATCTAGATGTGAGTTGGGTAACTTTCTACAACAGCTTGCGGGCTGGGGCACATATGCTGATGCTGATTGTCTGGGGTAAATTAGCAGATAAAATTGGCAATCGTCCGATTTTAATTTCTACAGGAATTCTCATTGCAGTCATACCGTGGCTATGGCTACTGATTGGTTCTAGTCCCGTGGATCTCTGGCTGTGGTTACCTTTGTTACACATTTTCATTGGCGCCAATTGGGGAGGAGTTGATTTGTGTAACAACAATCTCCAGATAGAAATTGCACCAGTAAAAAATCAGTCTATCTATTTTGCGATCGCAGCTGCTATTGCTGGGGTAAGTGGTGCTTTGGGAGCAACTATAGGCGGCTTTATCGCTCAATTTGCTGGGTCTTTTGGCATTGCGGAAGTCTTCATTATGTCTGGTCTCTTACGCTTAGCGTCACTTATACCACTGATTCTTAAAAAAGATCTCGGTAGTTAG
- a CDS encoding phytanoyl-CoA dioxygenase family protein, with protein sequence MLKVDTRKISPQQVEAFQRDGVICVKNAVDDIWVERIRTAVDKNVLIPGPMEEKNAPKPEASAEHTSNLWLVDADFRALAFESPLPTLAVQVLKSEKLNFLADGFFVKKPKTNARIGWHNDLPYWPIQGWQCCKIWLALDTVNQENGRLEYIKGSHRWGRELRERSNPSWFVEPEPQEILFWDMEAGDCLIHHFLTIHHSVTNISSAQRRAVVTNWTGDDVTYYHRPKAWPFKPLEEIDLPQFNSFKTKKPGEPLDCDIFPRVEVHR encoded by the coding sequence ATGCTCAAGGTAGACACACGAAAAATTAGCCCTCAACAAGTTGAAGCTTTCCAGCGAGATGGCGTTATCTGCGTCAAAAATGCTGTGGATGATATCTGGGTAGAACGGATACGAACAGCAGTTGACAAGAATGTATTAATCCCTGGTCCTATGGAAGAGAAGAATGCCCCGAAACCAGAAGCCAGTGCGGAGCATACCAGTAATTTATGGCTTGTTGATGCTGATTTTCGTGCTTTGGCTTTTGAATCTCCATTACCAACACTCGCAGTTCAAGTTTTAAAGTCGGAAAAATTGAACTTTTTGGCTGACGGTTTTTTTGTTAAAAAACCCAAAACAAATGCCCGTATTGGGTGGCATAACGATCTACCTTACTGGCCCATACAAGGCTGGCAGTGTTGTAAAATTTGGCTGGCTCTAGATACTGTCAACCAAGAAAATGGTCGATTAGAGTATATCAAAGGTTCTCATCGATGGGGCAGAGAGTTACGCGAGCGATCGAACCCCTCGTGGTTTGTAGAACCAGAACCTCAGGAAATTCTCTTTTGGGATATGGAGGCTGGAGATTGTTTGATTCATCATTTTCTGACAATTCATCATTCAGTAACTAACATATCTTCTGCACAACGACGTGCAGTGGTGACGAACTGGACTGGTGATGATGTTACTTATTATCATCGCCCCAAAGCGTGGCCTTTCAAACCTCTTGAAGAAATTGATTTACCACAATTTAATTCATTCAAAACCAAAAAACCTGGTGAGCCGCTAGACTGTGATATATTTCCTAGAGTTGAAGTGCATCGTTAG
- a CDS encoding beta-1,6-N-acetylglucosaminyltransferase, with product MKIAYIIVAHKYPEQLARLIHQLNTEDVSFFIHIDKKVEPKIYHQVLTQLNDFPNVYFLKRFHSGWGSFDAVKATLEGMKSIVKTGISFDYVIHLSGQDYPIKSNAQIKTFLEQNKGKEFIEYFPLPCSKWKGGGLRRIDYWHIRWKDEYICIPEKRKFKSPINSLLYSFLILFLPKKRKFLEGFALYGGSAFWCLTGECVKYIDDFVKQNPKLINSFNYTFIADELFYQIVILNSPFKDKIINNHLRYIDWGNFNALHPRILEKKDFEKIRESEKLFARKFDLTIDPDILDMIDQILQVDV from the coding sequence GTGAAAATTGCATACATCATCGTAGCACATAAATATCCTGAGCAATTAGCGCGTCTTATTCATCAACTTAATACAGAAGATGTTTCATTTTTTATACACATAGATAAAAAGGTAGAACCGAAAATTTATCATCAGGTACTTACTCAACTCAATGATTTTCCAAATGTTTATTTTCTCAAGAGATTCCATTCCGGATGGGGAAGCTTTGATGCTGTAAAAGCTACTCTTGAGGGGATGAAGTCAATAGTCAAAACAGGTATTTCCTTTGACTATGTTATACACTTATCGGGTCAAGACTATCCAATTAAATCAAATGCACAAATCAAGACGTTTCTGGAACAAAATAAAGGTAAAGAATTTATTGAGTATTTCCCATTACCTTGTAGTAAATGGAAAGGTGGCGGCTTAAGAAGAATAGATTATTGGCACATCCGTTGGAAAGATGAGTATATTTGTATTCCTGAAAAGCGTAAATTTAAATCTCCTATTAACTCTTTATTATATTCATTTTTGATTTTATTTTTACCTAAAAAACGTAAATTTCTTGAAGGCTTTGCTCTTTATGGAGGTTCTGCATTTTGGTGCTTAACCGGAGAATGCGTAAAGTATATAGATGATTTTGTCAAACAAAACCCCAAGCTGATTAATAGTTTTAATTATACTTTTATAGCAGATGAACTTTTTTACCAAATAGTGATTTTAAATTCACCTTTTAAGGACAAAATAATTAACAATCACTTAAGATATATAGATTGGGGAAATTTTAACGCACTCCATCCCAGGATTTTAGAGAAAAAAGATTTTGAAAAAATTAGGGAATCAGAAAAATTATTCGCTAGGAAGTTTGATCTAACTATAGACCCAGATATCTTAGATATGATTGATCAAATACTGCAAGTGGATGTCTAA
- a CDS encoding GNAT family N-acetyltransferase, which produces MSVNKISLRPANEKDAWVLSAIHIAAIKALPATFYTEKELLAWRNNRNQPDGSNILKNMKVESLWVAVEGDVVMGFASFVVDELIGLYVHPKYQGKGIGRALVEHFCNEASDRSINKVITTASLYAEGFYVKLGFTAIQRAPHYLRNGVVVPVTKMSKILTRAEEIV; this is translated from the coding sequence ATGAGTGTCAATAAAATATCTCTTCGACCTGCTAATGAAAAAGATGCGTGGGTGTTGAGTGCAATTCATATTGCTGCTATCAAAGCTTTGCCTGCAACTTTTTATACCGAAAAAGAGCTTTTAGCTTGGCGTAATAACCGCAACCAGCCTGATGGTTCAAATATATTAAAAAATATGAAAGTCGAATCTTTGTGGGTCGCAGTAGAGGGAGATGTTGTTATGGGTTTTGCCAGTTTCGTTGTTGATGAACTGATTGGGCTATACGTCCATCCTAAATATCAAGGTAAAGGTATTGGGCGTGCTTTAGTTGAACATTTTTGCAATGAAGCAAGCGATCGCAGTATAAATAAGGTAATTACAACTGCTAGCCTTTATGCTGAAGGGTTTTATGTAAAACTGGGATTTACTGCTATCCAAAGAGCGCCTCATTACTTAAGAAATGGGGTAGTTGTTCCAGTTACCAAGATGAGTAAAATATTAACTAGGGCGGAAGAAATAGTATAA
- a CDS encoding ribonuclease Z: MQITFLGTSSGVPTRSRNVSSIALRLPQRAELWLFDCGEGTQHQILRSELKISQLSRIFITHMHGDHIFGLMGLLATCGLAGNVERIDIYGPPGLNEYIQAASRLSHTHFSYPIKVHAVRPGVIYEDDDFTVSCGNLHHRITAFGYRVAEKDRTGRFDIEKAKALQIPPGRVYGQLKRGETVTLEDGRVIHGVELCGPTEIGRKIAYCTDTIYCDGAVALAHDADVLIHEATFAHQDADMAFQRLHSTSTMAAQTALAAGARRLIMTHFSPRYAPGNNLELKDLLQEARAIFPRTDMAYDFMVHEVPRRREVELTKVGV; encoded by the coding sequence GTGCAGATAACATTCTTAGGGACGAGTTCCGGTGTACCCACGCGATCGCGCAATGTTTCCAGTATCGCCCTGAGATTACCCCAAAGGGCGGAACTGTGGTTATTTGACTGTGGTGAAGGCACTCAGCATCAAATTTTGCGGAGTGAACTAAAAATCAGCCAACTGTCCCGAATTTTTATCACCCACATGCACGGCGACCACATTTTTGGCTTGATGGGACTTCTTGCTACTTGCGGCTTGGCTGGCAATGTAGAACGAATTGACATCTATGGGCCACCTGGATTAAATGAATACATTCAAGCCGCCTCGCGTTTATCTCACACACACTTTTCCTATCCCATTAAAGTCCACGCCGTCCGTCCAGGGGTGATTTATGAAGATGATGATTTCACTGTTAGCTGTGGTAATTTACATCACCGGATTACAGCTTTCGGCTATCGCGTAGCCGAAAAAGACCGCACAGGTCGCTTCGATATCGAAAAAGCTAAAGCTTTACAAATTCCTCCGGGTCGCGTTTACGGTCAACTCAAGCGCGGTGAAACAGTAACTCTTGAGGATGGACGCGTGATTCATGGCGTCGAATTGTGCGGCCCTACAGAAATTGGTCGCAAAATTGCCTATTGTACAGACACAATTTATTGTGATGGCGCAGTGGCATTAGCTCATGATGCAGATGTATTAATTCACGAAGCCACCTTTGCCCATCAAGATGCAGACATGGCTTTTCAGCGATTGCATTCCACAAGCACAATGGCAGCCCAAACAGCTTTAGCCGCTGGGGCACGTCGGCTGATTATGACCCATTTTAGTCCCCGCTATGCTCCTGGAAATAACTTAGAGTTAAAAGATCTGCTTCAGGAAGCCCGTGCAATTTTTCCTCGTACTGACATGGCTTATGATTTCATGGTTCATGAAGTCCCCAGGCGCCGGGAAGTGGAATTAACCAAAGTAGGCGTGTAA
- a CDS encoding calcium-binding protein, protein MRKSCNNQRLDAGETITPFTVGSLSANLAAGTYFLHTNGTGEQAAYYLRLVSDYAGNTLGTARSLAAIAGATPPNQTFQDYIEQSFDASSDVNDFYRFDLSSPYEVTLNTTGVAGEDLSLSLIKDANNNGAIDAGDILATSNVLNSPTETLSRLLGAGRYFARVQGVNGSTNYTLTSKFVSPSQDPDDTIAEVNNSAGNTKTLGQFADFTMSPQIDVDLVKFTVSAGQRVGFDVDSRNGSNLNTYLRVFNSSGTQLAANNDGAAPSEASSQFSYLAYTFAQAGTYYVGVSLNPNSNYNPVTGVGDVAGSGSTGEYRLTLNDLGRTFTGDAGNNSIAGGSANDNLNGAGGNDTITGGGGNDVLIGGTGNDLLVGGGGNDTLTGNDGADIYRFTAPSDRLDTINGFSGSGGDKIQISAVGFGGGLVAGSLTPDRFRSGAGITTANTTNQRFIYNTTTGGLFFDADGSLGGSAPLQIATLSGNPALSNSNIAII, encoded by the coding sequence TTGCGTAAGTCCTGTAATAATCAGCGGCTCGATGCTGGTGAAACAATTACGCCGTTTACTGTTGGTTCGCTAAGTGCCAACTTGGCAGCGGGAACATACTTTTTACATACAAATGGTACTGGCGAACAAGCCGCCTACTACCTGCGACTAGTTTCAGACTACGCCGGAAATACCTTAGGTACAGCCCGCTCATTAGCAGCGATCGCTGGAGCAACCCCACCCAACCAAACTTTCCAGGACTACATCGAACAATCCTTCGATGCCTCCAGCGATGTCAACGACTTCTATCGCTTCGATCTGTCCAGTCCTTACGAAGTCACACTGAACACAACAGGCGTTGCCGGTGAAGATTTATCGCTTTCACTAATTAAGGATGCCAACAACAACGGTGCGATCGATGCAGGTGATATCTTAGCCACATCAAACGTCTTGAACTCCCCAACAGAAACTCTCTCACGTCTACTAGGAGCTGGGCGGTATTTTGCCCGCGTCCAGGGGGTTAACGGTTCCACAAACTACACCCTGACCTCAAAGTTTGTCAGCCCAAGTCAAGACCCTGATGACACAATCGCTGAAGTTAACAATTCTGCGGGTAATACCAAGACACTAGGTCAGTTCGCTGACTTTACCATGAGTCCACAAATTGATGTCGATCTGGTGAAGTTTACAGTCTCTGCTGGGCAGCGGGTCGGGTTCGATGTGGATTCTCGTAATGGTTCAAACCTCAACACCTACCTCAGGGTGTTCAACTCCAGTGGCACACAACTTGCGGCCAACAATGATGGAGCTGCGCCGAGTGAAGCTTCTAGCCAGTTCTCCTACTTGGCTTATACATTTGCTCAGGCGGGGACATACTACGTGGGCGTGTCCCTCAACCCGAACTCTAATTACAACCCTGTGACTGGTGTTGGCGATGTAGCTGGTTCTGGGTCTACGGGCGAATATCGTCTGACCCTCAACGATCTCGGACGAACATTCACAGGTGATGCTGGGAACAACTCCATCGCTGGTGGTAGCGCCAACGATAACCTCAATGGGGCTGGGGGCAATGACACAATTACTGGTGGTGGCGGCAACGACGTACTGATTGGTGGTACTGGCAATGACCTACTGGTTGGTGGTGGCGGAAATGATACGCTCACCGGAAATGATGGGGCAGATATTTATCGGTTTACAGCACCAAGCGATCGCCTGGATACGATTAATGGCTTCAGCGGCTCTGGTGGCGATAAGATTCAAATATCTGCCGTCGGCTTTGGTGGCGGATTGGTCGCAGGCTCCCTCACCCCAGACCGTTTTCGTTCCGGTGCGGGCATTACCACAGCAAACACCACAAATCAAAGGTTCATTTACAATACGACGACTGGAGGTTTGTTCTTTGATGCCGATGGCAGCTTAGGGGGTTCTGCACCACTACAGATTGCCACCTTGTCCGGCAATCCTGCCTTGAGCAACAGCAATATTGCGATTATCTAA
- a CDS encoding IS701 family transposase: protein MKFTKLDYCQYLLSSQINYTITNLAEHLESISHDTINYYLKREKLTPRLLWDNVKEVVEPDDNGYIIFDDSILDKRYSEEIEIVRRQYSGNEHGVLKGIGVVSCVYVNPTLQRFWVIDYRIFNPDVDGKTKIDHVKDMLQSLVYHKLLPFDTVLMDTWYAVHSLMLYIDSLDKIYYCPLKDNRLVDDTFGQAKYKRIELLEWSQEELDCGKIIKIKGFPANKKVKLFRVTVSTNRTDYVATNDLSQSSTDVVQEVCKIRWKIEEFHREIKQLTGIEFCQCRKARLQRNHIACAMLVWVRLKNLAYTTGQTIYQIKHNLLSNYLIQQLKRPSILMCLV, encoded by the coding sequence ATGAAGTTTACTAAATTAGATTATTGCCAGTATCTACTTAGTAGCCAAATTAATTATACCATTACCAATTTGGCAGAGCATTTAGAGAGTATTAGCCATGATACAATTAACTATTATTTGAAAAGAGAAAAATTAACACCTCGTTTACTATGGGATAACGTGAAAGAGGTAGTTGAGCCTGATGACAATGGTTACATAATATTTGATGATAGCATTTTAGATAAAAGGTATTCTGAAGAAATAGAAATAGTCAGAAGACAATATAGTGGTAATGAGCATGGTGTCCTTAAAGGCATTGGCGTAGTTAGCTGCGTGTATGTCAACCCTACACTTCAAAGATTTTGGGTCATAGATTATCGAATTTTTAATCCTGATGTCGATGGCAAAACCAAGATAGACCATGTGAAAGACATGCTCCAAAGCCTTGTGTATCATAAGCTTTTACCATTTGATACTGTTTTGATGGATACATGGTATGCGGTACACAGTTTAATGCTATATATTGATAGCTTAGACAAAATTTATTATTGCCCTTTAAAAGACAATCGGTTAGTTGATGATACATTTGGTCAAGCAAAATATAAACGTATTGAATTATTAGAATGGAGTCAAGAAGAATTAGATTGTGGTAAGATAATCAAAATTAAAGGGTTCCCAGCTAATAAAAAAGTGAAACTATTCCGGGTTACTGTTTCTACCAACAGAACGGATTATGTCGCAACTAACGATTTATCTCAAAGTTCCACGGATGTTGTACAAGAGGTGTGTAAAATTCGTTGGAAAATCGAGGAGTTTCACAGAGAAATTAAACAATTAACTGGGATTGAATTTTGCCAATGTCGGAAAGCTAGGCTTCAAAGAAATCATATCGCTTGTGCAATGTTAGTTTGGGTTAGGTTAAAGAATTTAGCCTATACAACTGGTCAAACTATTTATCAAATCAAGCATAACTTGCTTTCTAATTATTTAATTCAGCAACTGAAACGCCCAAGTATTCTTATGTGCTTGGTTTGA